The DNA segment TTTCAAATTCTAAGGTGctataattaaatttgaatcgCAACTTTAGAAATAGAAAAGTATTGGTTTCTAATTCCAATCTTTAGaaactgaaaattttggtttCAAACACTATGGTTGTCTTAATAAATTTAATGTTCAGATTAGAAACCAAAATTTTTGGTTTCTAATTCTTTGTTTAGAAACCAATTCTTTTTGGTTTCAAAATTTGAGGTAGTATCATTCAATTTGAAACTTGAGTTAGGAACTGAAATATTTCTGTTCCTACTTTCCTTCTTTAGAAACCGATTTCTTCCTATGGTAGTTTTCATAAATTGAAAGTTCATGTTAGAAACCGCAAACATTTGGTATCTAATCATTATTtagaaattgattttttttttggtttctaAATATACTGTAGTATTATTGAATTTGAAGCTCAAATTAGAAATCGATAGTTGTCGGCTTCTAATTTCCTTAGTTAGAaaccaatttttcagtttcaaaaTCTAAGGTAGTTctaataaatttgattttaatttggaAACTGACGATATTCGGTTTCTAAACTGAATTTAGAAACTGATTACATTCAGTTTCAAACACTAAGGTGGTTTTACTAAATTTGAGATTCATATTAGAAACTGAATGTATGCGGTTTCTAATCATTTATTTAGAAACTAAATATTTTCTATTTCAAAAACTAAGGAAATATTATGAAATTTGAACTCAAATTAGAAACTGAATACGGGTGGTTTCTAATTTCATTATTTATGCTAGGTTAAAAGACGGCCTACTGACTCCAAAACTCATAGAAGGCATTGAACAATTCATCACATTTGCTAAGCAACATCCAGAGTGAATGGATGGGGATAAATTGAAGTGTCCATGTAATCATCGAAAATGTTAGAACCGTAACTATGCTGACGAGAATACAGTTAGGTTGCATTTGATGAAGCATGGATTTGTGTCGTATTATTATAAATGGGTTTTGCATGGTGAACCCCACACAAGTAGTATtgctggtcaaaacataaaagttATTACAGACAGTTCAAGAGGTTGAGAGTAGCACAAATAATACATACGAGCAAATGGTAATGGATGTAGCAGGTCTTGCTTTCTTTTTAGGACGTAATGGAGGAACCTCCAAATACATCGACTTGAAAATTGTATGACACGTAACAAGATGCTAATCAAGAGGTGTGGCAGGGTTGTGAAACCAATTCACAGATGTTGAACATCAAGGTAGAACATCATTTGTCAAAGAGGTGTTTTTATGACATCTGCCAACTTATGAAGAAGGTGTTATCAGATGATAATTTAATGACTAAAAACTTCTATAGTACAAAGAAATTGGTCCAGGCATTAGGCCTACCAGTtcaaaagattcattattgtattAATGGATGTATGTTATATTCGGCTAGTAGTGGATTTCTGATAACTCGGGTTAGGTTGgtctaaataaatttataatattttatttcattttgtttGCATGTTGGGTCTTGATTTTGGTCCTGATTATGAGTTTGAAAATAGTGAGGCTTACTACGGACCTCGGGGGTTTTAAGTCAACCCAGGTCTTAGTGCTGATCCGACCTGTGCAATCAGGTTGTGACACTTTTAGTTGCACCCTATTTGATATTTGAACTTTATAAAAGGATAACTATTTAACCCCTGCGATTGGTGCACGTGCAAACGTGAATTGCATGTGCATTGACTTAATTGCATGCACGTTGACTTTTCGTTACACTTTTATAAATTCACAAATTTAATAATTACATTTTGTAAAATACAGATATTAAGATGGTATTTAGTTTGGCTTATAAGTCGGTCAAATCTATTTATAAGTAAAAAATTATAAGTAGATTAGTATTTGAtttgacttataaattaaaaaaaaactacttAAAATAAGTGAGAAGTAATAAGTAAAGTACCATTTACTTATgacttatctatttattttaaaattatattttaatcaaataaaagactattattctaataattttttaaaatatcaatacTGTCCTTATTTTGACAATCACAACACTCAATAATatatcatttttggtcattttaataaattaagttaCTTTTAAACGTATTTTAATCAAATACTTAAAcaatttaaaagtttattttaagtcattttattaaacaattaattacttatttttaaattaacttataagttaaaaactatattttaaattaaaaaaattaaaagtcaaTAACCAATCCAAACACCCTCGAAATGGCATATAATTAAGGGTAAGAGTTTTAACTGATTTTTCATGTAAAGTTCAAAGTAAAAAGACGTTTTCCTCTTGAAACTTCTTAAATAAAGACAATAGGCAAAAGAGTGTTGAATTATAAAGAAGCCAACTGGAAAGCTGGCAATTATCATTTCCCTTGTTGAAACGATCAATCCTGGAGCTTACGATggatttctattttattttgcaACAATAACGCGTTTTGATTGGATATTAGTTAATAACGTATGTTAAAGTTTCAAGGTCAACGGCATAGAAAAGTCAACCGTGcatctccatatatatatatatatatatatatatatattgatagaGAGAACAGAGCTGGCATGCATGCTGTACATTAGTTTTTTTTTCTATATGTCCAGTGAAGCATAAATATATATTTCATGTAATTGGGTCAAAATTTTATGAAAAGTTCAATTGGGATGGCCATTCATTAAAACGTGCAGCCGTTTTGATTTGTACCACAAAAGTAAGGGCGAACATGAACAGTAGAGGAAGGCGGCAACGCCCACAATATGAGAATGCCTATACCCATGAATAGAATACGgtatatggattttttttttttaatttttggtacAATTCGCATTGATTACAAATCGAAACCGAGACTTTGCAGAGTTAAAAACAACTTAATACTATTAATCTAAAGCTCATTGATTTATTTTCTCTCTTAATTAATAGATAATTACatttacttttatataaaattttcctttccaaatttgatttattataaatttaaaatataaaatatataatgaaatctgtttattaaatatatgaaccCATATATATTTTTGTCTTGAGTTCATAAATGAAAAGAATTATATAAtgaaatcaatatatatataatggttTTATTGTAACCGTTTATTGTAGTAGATCCCACGTGAATTTTACTATGATCAATGATTATAATTAAAGTATTGTTTATATAAgattatatcaaataaaaattttcataatagACTAGATTTAGTTAAAAATTTCCCATACATGTATATAGTGTGTAATATTAATGGATCAATGTtgataaatttttaacaaaaagatGTAACTTTGTATATTTaagtttattaaataattaaaaatattaaagtttCATATAATAACATACTTTTGCTAAACACAACTAAGCCACATTagctaaataattatttaaaaactattttgaaatatatagaaCAAACAATGATCTTGtgggattttaaatttcatttcactattttttgttattttaatatatataatcttttaattttaattctaattactgaaatatatatatatatatatataatgatctagtCTACTAGATTTTGCAAGTAAGAATTTTCTTTAAGACTGaggatagatttttttttttttcattttgatgTTTTAGAAATTGTTTTGAGTAGAAAGAGATGTAAAGACTTTAAActcaatttctaattaatatatattagatCAGGAAATTATTTTTGCCTTATTGAATTCTCAAGATACATaatgtataataaaatttatatgtaaAATAAGTAGAGTCTACATATTTGTATCTTAAGTCTAATAGATTAGGTGGAGGTAAAATTTTCTCATTAATTCAATTCAAccataaaaattatttagaccTAGTCCACCGTagtttaagatataaatatatgggTTTCACCtttttaatatgaaaaaattCTTATCTATACTAAATCTATTATgaactcaaaatataaatatataaaaattaaatatttaatagataaaTCTCGTTATACATATTGCCTATTCAGTGGACGGCCTCTACACAAAAAATCTCCCACCAATCACCGGGTATACTAATCATCCAATCACATGGCGAATAGACTTTGGCTTTGAGATTAAATGCATGGAAACTTCAAGCAATTGGAATTAATGGCAGCCAGATGTTAACATGTCCCTGTGTGGTGTAAATGCAAGATGCGACTTTCTTTTCTGACCAAGTTTCTCTTttgttttttcaaaattttgcagCTACAGATAGATTCTAATTGCTAGATTGCATTGCATCCCAGTAttggaaaaattaattaaaattaaattttaattaggtacGGAATTAGTCCTTTAGTTAAGATTAATATATATTATGATCTCTATATAAAGACTGGCATATTCCTCAGCTTGAGATATATCAAACATTTGCCCAACTGAGATGGCGACAAAGCTAGGCTTCTCTGTGTTAGTCATTTCTCTTTTCTCATTATACTCATCAACACTTTCATCATCTGTTGCCTCTGATGACTTAGATTGGTGGTGCAACAAAACCCCATATCCTGAACCTTGCAAATATTTCATGAAGCAAAACCCAAACCATTTTCATCCAAAGCATAATTCTGAGTTTCGTAAGTTGGCAATTGACTTAGCCATCCAACGAGCTCTCACTGCTCAGTCACATAACAAATGGCTAGGCTCAAAGTGTCGCAATGAGAAAGAGAAGGCTGCATGGGCTGACTGCTTAAACCTCTATGAGAACACCATTACGCAACTCAACCATACCATTGACCCCAACAGAAAATGCACCGATTACGATGTCCAGACTTGGCTCAGCACTGCTTTAACCAATCTTGAAACTTGTCGAGCTGGGTTCGTTGAGCTTGGAGTTTCAGATTTCATGTTGCCGCTCATGTCCAACAATGTTTCTAAGCTAATATGCAACACTTTGGCTCTAAGCAATGGTTCATCGGCGGCTTTACCACAAACATATCAAGATGGTTTTCCTAGCTGGGTCACAGCAGGTGATAGAAAGCTCTTGCAGTCATCATCACCGGCTGTGAATCTTGTGGTGGCTCAAGATGGTTCAGGGAATTACCGGACTATAAAGCAGGCCCTTGATGAAGCAGCAAAGAGGAGTGGAAGTGGGAGATTTGTGATACATATTAAGAGTGGGATTTACAGAGAGAATCTGGAGATTGGTAACAAAATGAAGAATATTATGTTGGTCGGAGATGGGTTGAGAAATACTATTATCACCGGTAGCCGGAGTGTTCGAGGAGGTTCTACTACTTTCAACTCTGCAACTGTTGGTAAGCAAGTTTAACCCTCCTTTTCTTGATTGTTTAGCATTAATGCAATTAGAAAATTAATCAGCATAGTTGTTGAAAGTCTATTTTAATTAATAGATACAATAATGAATTCAACCAATGGTTTTCTTGACCTTCGCTTTCTTATAATTAATACTGTATAATAGTAGTGATCATTTGAAATTTCAAAGCctgctagattttttttttttaaaaattattttataagaaaattaaaGTTAGCTAGCTAATTAATTTCTTAATCCTCTGTATAGCTTGCAACATAATAAAAGTAATTGACTTTACCTTTATCTTTATTGATTTCGTGCAATACTGAAGCATGACTAATAAAGCTTTGATATCgatttttatataattggttcatACATGAATTGAATTTGAAATTTTACAGTCCTAAAAATTACGTTAAAGTTTATTGGTATAATTAAGGTATTGATTTCAGTCATTTttaaaaaatcttttttttttttaatttcatacaaTATTAAAGCATGACTAATGAAATCTCAGtatcaattttttttaactgaTTCCGAGAATCAAATTCGAGACTCTACTGTTTTAGAAACAATTTTAATAGTACTGAGTTACAGTTAGTTGATGATATCCATTTTAATCCCTTCAGAAAGATCATTTTCTCCTATAGTGATAGATAATTGAGCTCCGGTCATGAGACGTAAAGAAAACTTCAGTTTGAAAAAATGGCATTTTGATTATGATGTATATACGATGTGAAAGGTTGGAAAAGATATATGATTGAACGTGtctgtttttaattcaagattaATAATGTGAACAATTAATTGAATTTCAGCGGTGACCGGAGAAGGATTCATTGCACGAGGCATAACATTCCGCAACACGGCCGGCCCTGAAAACCACCAAGCAGTGGCTCTCCGATCAGGCTCTGATCTCTCAGTCTTCTACCGCTGTGGTTTTGAAGGATACCAAGACACCTTATACGCCCACTCCCAAAGACAATTCTACAAAGAATGTTACATTTATGGCACAGTAGATTTCATATTTGGCAATGCAGCTGTAGCATTTCAAAACTGCATGATATATGCAAGACGACCTATGGACAAGCAAAAGAACACGATCACTGCACAAGGGAGAACTGATCCTAATCAAAATACTGGAATTTCAATCCACAATTCTCGAGTCATGGCTGCTTCAGACCTTAAACCAGTGCTTAGCTCATTCAAGACTTACTTGGGGAGACCATGGAAGAAGTattcaagaactgtttttctcCAAACTTACCTTGATTCTTTGGTGGATCCTGCAGGCTGGCTTGAATGGGATGGTGATTTTGCCCTAAGTACTCTGTATTATGGTGAGTATAAGAATATGGGTCCTGCAGCTTCAACCAGTGGGAGAGTTAAGTGGCGTGGTTATAGGGTTATAACTAGCGCAACTGAAGCATCCAAGTTCACGGCGGCTAACTTCATTGCTGGCCGTTCATGGTTGCCGGCCACTGGCGTTCCTTTCACTTCGGGTCTTTGATATATGtttgttctttaattttttgaaaatatattttttattgtatTTAGTGGGTTCACCACAATTTCTTTTAAGATTTCTAATAAGAAAGAAGGAATCAATTTCTGGTAAATTCCTGTAAAATGTGGAAATAAAAAGAAGTTACCCTGTTTCCAGATTATAGGACTTGCCATGCATTgatgaatattttcaatttttttaattactatttatttgagagATTTTTCTTGCCTAGATATGGTTCACTAATGAAAGTATACTTTAAAAACTTACCTTAATTTGCTGATCCTGTACAATCTCAATTGATTTTAACTAGCATAATTTTAGGATCTGATTTGATACGCTAGTTGTATATATAGCTTTGTAATCTCAAGGAGAAATATAAGTCAATTTTCTCATTTAATCTTTCTTTTCATGGTATCAAAGCAGGTTGTAAAATCTTAGCTTGTTGAACCATGGCAGGAGATGATCTGAACAATAAAAATACAGGAGGTACTGGAGAGTTGGTCACGAGTGTCAATCAAAACAAAGCACTTAATACCACTTCTCCTTACTACCTACATCCATTTGATCACCCAGGATCGATTTTCGTCGCTCAACCCCTTAGTGAAAATGGGGATAATTATTT comes from the Hevea brasiliensis isolate MT/VB/25A 57/8 chromosome 5, ASM3005281v1, whole genome shotgun sequence genome and includes:
- the LOC110653483 gene encoding probable pectinesterase/pectinesterase inhibitor 17, which translates into the protein MATKLGFSVLVISLFSLYSSTLSSSVASDDLDWWCNKTPYPEPCKYFMKQNPNHFHPKHNSEFRKLAIDLAIQRALTAQSHNKWLGSKCRNEKEKAAWADCLNLYENTITQLNHTIDPNRKCTDYDVQTWLSTALTNLETCRAGFVELGVSDFMLPLMSNNVSKLICNTLALSNGSSAALPQTYQDGFPSWVTAGDRKLLQSSSPAVNLVVAQDGSGNYRTIKQALDEAAKRSGSGRFVIHIKSGIYRENLEIGNKMKNIMLVGDGLRNTIITGSRSVRGGSTTFNSATVAVTGEGFIARGITFRNTAGPENHQAVALRSGSDLSVFYRCGFEGYQDTLYAHSQRQFYKECYIYGTVDFIFGNAAVAFQNCMIYARRPMDKQKNTITAQGRTDPNQNTGISIHNSRVMAASDLKPVLSSFKTYLGRPWKKYSRTVFLQTYLDSLVDPAGWLEWDGDFALSTLYYGEYKNMGPAASTSGRVKWRGYRVITSATEASKFTAANFIAGRSWLPATGVPFTSGL